A stretch of the Tachyglossus aculeatus isolate mTacAcu1 chromosome 6, mTacAcu1.pri, whole genome shotgun sequence genome encodes the following:
- the ACTL7A gene encoding actin-like protein 7A, which translates to MASSSAWSPQAAKVGEGLAKRAVHVRVNESEQEDQGPECSAVFQEGPAKRAVRIQVPGGPREDALPAPTDETTKIIKPTRAVVVDLGTGYCKCGFAGEARPSHVVSSTVGKPLPEAAKSENRRRESFVGHELLSSREPLRLINPLKHGIIVDWDSMEEIWAYLFWHQLKVPPAEHAVLVSDPPLSPTTNREKYAEMLFETFDTPAMHIAYQSRLSMYSYGKTSALVVEVGHGVSYVVPIFEGYPLPNITDRLDYAGSDVTLYLMELLNKSGSHLTKDQLEHIDVIKKKHCFVALDPAQEGNFHKNEVIDYRLPDGQAIKIGTERFLCAEVLFRPSLMGSKQLGLHTLTLSCLHKCDIALKRNLMSNILLCGGCTMLHGFPARFQKELDKICPNDTPLVISSPGRDSSVWTGGSILASLQAFQPLWVYRWEYQEYGPHFLYRKCF; encoded by the coding sequence ATGGCATCCTCTAGTGCTTGGTCCCCCCAAGCAGCAAAGGTAGGGGAGGGCCTGGCGAAAAGAGCAGTGCACGTCAGAGTGAACGAGTCGGAGCAAGAAGACCAGGGCCCCGAATGCTCAGCCGTTTTCCAGGAAGGCCCCGCCAAGAGAGCGGTGCGAATCCAAGTCCCCGGGGGGCCTAGAGAAGACGCCCTTCCGGCCCCAACTGATGAGACAACCAAGATAATTAAACCGACCAGAGCGGTGGTCGTCGACTTGGGCACCGGGTATTGTAAGTGTGGCTTTGCCGGCGAAGCCAGACCCTCCCACGTGGTTTCCTCGACGGTGGGCAAGCCTCTTCCGGAGGCCGCCAAGTCGGAGAACAGGCGAAGAGAGAGCTTCGTCGGGCATGAGCTCCTGAGCTCGAGGGAACCCCTCAGACTCATCAATCCCCTGAAGCACGGCATCATCGTGGATTGGGACTCCATGGAAGAGATCTGGGCGTACCTGTTCTGGCACCAGCTGAAGGTCCCTCCAGCGGAGCACGCGGTTCTCGTGTCAGACCCTCCCTTGAGCCCGACAACCAACCGGGAGAAGTATGCGGAAATGCTGTTCGAGACCTTCGACACACCGGCCATGCACATAGCCTACCAGTCCCGGCTGTCCATGTACTCTTACGGCAAAACCTCCGCTCTGGTGGTGGAAGTCGGTCACGGGGTGTCCTACGTAGTCCCTATCTTTGAGGGGTACCCTTTGCCAAACATCACCGACAGGCTTGACTACGCTGGCTCAGATGTCACCCTCTACCTGATGGAGTTGCTGAACAAATCTGGCAGCCACTTGACCAAGGACCAGCTGGAGCACATAGACGTCATCAAGAAGAAACACTGCTTCGTAGCTCTGGATCCTGCCCAGGAAGGGAATTTTCACAAGAACGAGGTGATCGACTACCGCCTTCCGGATGGGCAGGCGATCAAGATCGGCACGGAAAGGTTCctttgtgcagaagtgctctTCAGGCCTTCTCTGATGGGGTCCAAGCAGCTGGGGCTGCacaccttgactctctcctgccTCCACAAATGTGACATTGCCCTCAAAAGGAACCTGATGAGCAACATTCTGCTGTGTGGGGGCTGCACCATGTTGCATGGCTTCCCTGCTCGCTTCCAAAAGGAGCTGGACAAGATCTGCCCGAATGACACCCCCTTGGTGATTTCCTCGCCTGGGCGGGACAGTTCAGTATGGACCGGAGGGTCCATCCTTGCCTCGCTCCAAGCCTTCCAGCCCCTATGGGTCTATCGTTGGGAATACCAGGAATACGGGCCTCACTTCCTTTATAGGAAATGCTTCTGA